From the genome of Malus sylvestris chromosome 13, drMalSylv7.2, whole genome shotgun sequence:
AGGTATAGATGTCTATGGCCATAAGACACAAATGATGGAGGAGTGAGATATGATATATGTTATACCCTTAGCTTCCCTGCCGAAAATAGTGTCGgacagcttcactagccacgGCTAGTGTCGATGTGGATGTATGCTATTTTATACAACTTCACCTTCAGGTGTTGGACATGTTattcagcttcaccttcgggtgatggacaagTTATTCAGCTTCACCTTTGGGTGATGGACAGGTACTACCTTCGGgtgactatgatacccctagttaTGTACATCACGGTTACGATTCACAGatgttttatgaatattttgcacggtatgctagggttttcaaaaaaacctattatgtagtattatatgtgttttcaaaacagggggttattatgttcataAATAAAATGTTTTGCTATTATTAGTATGGTTAATATAAAATTTGGTCATCTCACCTTTTCGGTTTTTGCAACCCCTCAGGAGTCAGGATCAAGGCACATGATCCTAGCGTCAAGACTCTACAACATAGGTATACTCGAGTCTTCTCAGTATAGGTATCATTTCTTCGTTTGTATCTTTTCCTAGTAAttcttccatattatttttagtaggtgtatgctctgaacacattTCTGCTTTGGCTTAATCTTgctaattacatatttgtttGGACCTAAATTTACATCATCAGCCCCGtgcaatcaaggccgttgagtgaGCATAGCTCCCAACCGTCGGTTGAaaaagtgaagataattttattattgttaaaggataatattatggtatttatcataataattatcttttaatatgaattatttGCATCTTGTTAAACCAGATAAATAGGATGCGAATTATATCCCAAGCAAGCAGTATAGTTCGAATTGATTTTGGATGTCTGACGGCACTTGGAAgctaaaaatgaatttgaaattcATTTGATCAGGATGCATGCATGGTTTAAAGGTGATGGGATTATGATGATGTGATAAGCTTAGGATTTAATGGTCTTGGATAATGATGAGATGAGAAACCTAGATAGGCTAGGCCTTTTGCATGGTGATGAGCATTGTCAGATGAGTTTGGAATGATAAGAATTGATGATGGGAGCACAGTATGCATGCCGTGTGAAATGGCACTTCGAGATTTCAAATGGACACATGTTGTTCCTCTTGTTAAAGTACACATGCATAAGGAGACTATGGAGATTTTTGCCGAAATATATTAAAGATAATATCAGTTATTGTTTTTGGGAGTATATTCAGAAAATGTCTCTATTGGATTGGCGATCAATGAGACTTGCTATAAATACAGAGGCAATGGCAACAGGAAAACcctctccaactcaacacacaaactgccctgcgaaacctctcaacaaccttgagatttttattttctttttcgccaacacatcttcaatttggataaacagcactatgaaggcaaccagcaaacatcttcagtttggataaacagcactattgccgtagaatcagccggtcgtgaagcaccttcagtttggataaacagcactgcgtcgagacCGACTGGTTaactatccaagtctcagtggAGAAGGATtcttgaatccttattggcagatgtcatctcattagccttctcggtgatgtgaggtgttacaagttactggGCTCGGCACTTTAAACGCTAAGTTGTTTTATGATAGGATATTCATaagtaagttttagagttcggcattctgacggccgaaccaccttcaccatcaagacatacatctcttttgagtacttgtgtctGTATAGTTTGGTGTCAGTTCAGCGTgtttatactcttacgaatataatcaccatgACTGAACCCGGTGTCTGTATAGTTTGGTGTCAGTTCAGCGTGTTTATACTTTTACTTACCGGCAGAGCTCGGCCATCGAGTTGGCACCCCCCACACATAactgaatgacgtagttagttCATTAATTACTCAGCCTGCACGCCACataggtttggtagtttttagggttaacaTGTTGGCATGCCCGGTGGGACCCTATgttaaaactacgaagttcatataATATATCAAGATTCCAATCCAGCTTCATTTAGCCAATTGCACGAGCTTCTTGCGCAATTGAAAAGAAACAATGAAGAGGGTACAAAACATCTTAAAGAGGATAGAAAACGCCTTGAGGAGGATAAAAGATCATGGGAAGCGGTAAAAGTTCTTCGTGGTGTGAGAACCAGGCAAAAATCATTCGCTTACATGTTGAGAATAAAAGCTCATGTTACCCTACAAGAGCAATGGGTAAACGAAGACAAGGCTCAATTTAATGCTTGGCTAGATGAAGAACGTTTTCCTTACATTTCGAACTACAGATCAATTCCATTTGAAGAATGGTTGGATCAAAAGACCGAGGTGCAATTTTTCGTTCCGACCACAATCAAAATTCTGACTCAGGAAATTGCTAAGACGGCCGAAGAAGAACTTAGGCCACCTGTTTTTTCGGTCGAGACTAAAAGTTTGGTAAGCCTAGAAGAAAAAGTTCAAGTTTCTGAGCCAAAAATCAACTCAGAAAATGATTCGTCAGAAGAGTATTCTAATGACGAACAAAGCCAAGACATGGTTTTAGACCTCGAAACCATGACAGTCGATATGGTTATTGGCGATAAAGCCAATATGGAGAAATCCTGTTCGGCTAAGTTGTTTGAGTTAAAAGCCGAAATTGGCAAAATTATTATGCCCGAGGGGCTTAATAATTGTTTGACACATTTGGCGGCTgagaataaaaaatatttcgcCAAGTCAAAAGTATGTCGAAATGATTCTTTATTTGGCTTAAAGCGAACtcaaagtgaaaattttgatgtaAAAATATCTCAGCTTGGAATAAAGCATTGTTGGCCTCCTTCTGATTCTCTtttgtttaaaataaatataaaaaataaataaaaaataaaaaaaacaacaacaagaaagaagaataaaGGGGGCACAAGCGATATGATGGGCGGATCAGACTTAATCTTGCTGAGAATGAGTATATATAAAGGAGCTGCTTGGTGAAATCTGATACTCAGTgcagaaagtttttttttaggcCGAACTCAGCCAACTCGTCGAGGCATACTTTCCAAGTTATGTGACCAAATTTATGGACATAACTTTTGAAACTGGGGGCATAGTGAGATGATATGGCGTGAATcatcattcaaatcaccatttTTGAAGGCCAGGAAACTAGGGGACATAACTTGTGGCGTGAATCatcattaaatatatatatatatatatgcccacCAAGCAAATATTAATTACCTACATGTTCCTCAGCCATTTTTATATAAGACCCTCTGATGTCCTCGACCAGCGATGATGTTCCTCGACAAATTTTATATAAGACCCTTTGATGTCTTCGACCAACAATGATGTTCCTCGGGCACTAGTGGTGTCCATATATATATGCTTACATGAAATAGTGTTTGTGTAATGTGTGCTGCCATGATTGCTGCGTTGCTGACTTTGATTGATGATAGGCCAAGCTGCCAATAGTGGTTTGTCTCGGCCCCCAATCTCAATGGAGACACTTGTTTTGGTTTTCCCCGAATTTCTTCGAGTTTTTGGACTTACAAAAGCATCAGAGAAATAAGGATGTTATTCGGTGAGTTTAGAGGAGATTATTTGGTGAAGCTGGGagacagaaaaaataaaatgtgatAGAAATATGCTTGGCTGACAACATCATTCCAAGTTAGACAAAATAGGCCAATAGGCCaagatttgattttgttttttatggccttggttatatatataatgcTGAGGGGTGGATGGTTGAATGACATGCCAAACTTGGTCGAGCTGTCAACATGTGATCGTTTCAGAAAAGGTGATTGCAACATTCATGATGGGTGACAGGCCGAGCTACCAAGAATCAGGTTCTTCTCGGCCTGTTTTTCTCGACCCCATTTTCAATTCGATCGTATGAGTTGGATGGTTGAAGTAATTAGAAGGTTTTTTTGGCAAAGTCACCGAGCCTTGTATAGAATTGTAGCAGTCAAGGAAGACCACATCGTTAGCATAACAGACATGTTATTGCCAAGGACCAAAGTTTCTTTTTCAGCGATACGATGGGATTTTGTTGGTTACGAACacttaatttccttaaccattcggcttaTGAGCCAAAGTTCAAGGAaactggggggcaatgtttggacccaaatttacaccatcggcccgtgcaatcaaggccgttgagtgaGCATAGCTCCCAACCGTCGGATGAAAAAGTGAAGAAAATTTTACTattgttaaaggataatattatggtttttatcgtaataattatcttttaatatgaattatttGCATCTTGTTAAACCAGATAAATAAGATGCGAATTATATCCCAACCAAACAATACAGTTCGAATTGATTTGGGATGTCTGACGGCACTTGGAAGCAATACACTTGAAATTCATTTGATCAGGATGCATGCATGGTTTAAAGGTGATGGGATTATGATGATGTGATAAGCCTAGGATTTGATGGTCTTGGATAATGATGAGATGAGAAACCTGGATAGGCTAGGCCTTTTTGCATGGTGATGGGCATTGTCAGATGAGTTTGGAGTGATAAGAATTGATGATGGGAGCACAGTATGCATGCCGTGTGAAGGGGCACTTCGAGATTTCAAAGGGACACATGTTGTTCCTCTTGTAAAAGTACACAAGCATAAGGAGACTAGGGAGATTTTTGCTGAAATATATTAAAGATAACATCAGTTATTGTTTTTAGGAGTATATTTAGAAAATGTCTCTATTGGATTGGAGATCAAGGAGACTTGctataaatacagaggcagTGGCAACAGGAAAACCCTcttcaactcaacacacaaactgccctgcacaAACTCTCGCTTTACGTGAAACCTcttaacaaccttgagatttttattttctttttcgccgacacatcttcagtttggataaatagcactgtgaaggcaaccggtgaatatcttcaatttggataaatagcactgttgccgtagaatcagccggccgcaaagcaccttcagtttagataaacagcactgcgttgAGACcgactggttacctatccaagtttcagtcgagaaggattcttgaatccttattggcagaagtcatcttattagccttctcggcgaagtgaggtgttacaagttactgggctcggcacattgaatgccgagttgttttatgataggatattcacaagtaagttttagagttcggcatccTGACAGCCGAACCACattcaccatcaagacatacatctaTTTTAAGTACTTGTGTCTATATAGTTTGCTACCAGTTCggcatgcttatactcttacgaatataatcactatAACCGAACCCGGCGCTGAttatttgtgaacttcgcagaactagtagccttgtcttcaggctctggAACCCAAATgccgagacatgttccttcctcgaccgcAGTTGCAAGATCAAGAAGCCAACAGCTCGCTCAATGCAACATCAACTCATTTTACTCACCGGCCAAGCTCGAccgtcgagttggcacgccccgcatatAACCAAAAGacatagttagctcattaattactcggcctgcgcgccacgtaggtttggtagttttACGGTCAACAATATCTTTTATTAGTAAGCATGTTTAAAATGGCTTTGTCACCcttaggtgtcggccagcacgtgcctacctgGTATGTAAGGATATTTGGGTTGGGACGTGTCACTTTGTCAATTTTAAGGACCCTAACTCCAACCAAAATTGCattaaattacttttctaaatatcataATGGTTATCAAGCATTAAGACAAGTAAATAATTTAAacacggtgattaataattcaaacttGCATGCATAGAACCATAAGTAAGTTGAAAAGAAATTGTATATACTTGCTAAGGCTCATGGCCTAAGAaaattagttacgaacaatcttaaaacaaaatattattataaacgaggatagaaaacaccttgaaataaGAATACAAATCCTCAAAGCCTAGCAAAgttcttcaaaatttatgcGTTCTCCCCTCCCCAAAACCCTAATGGttaaaaagccttatttatactactacacaATTAATATCCTTACTAGAAAATGTCTTctaaaaataggaaacataataactTTAGAGAAACTGAGAAAcataatcctaatcaaatatGGGAAATCTGCCCAGCCACAAATAAGCCACATTTCTGGATCTTCAGGGCCCCAAAACAGGCCCAAAACAACTAGAATGAAAGTTTGAGATGTCTCGAACATAATGTCAGGggcatcaaaacccaaaagacatCATCATGGATGCCAAAAAGCCCaattaagcccaaaacgtcacTTTAACATCACTGCGCCCTGCTCCTTTATTTCATCGTCATAAATAAACCGCATGatagaaaaatctgaaactttgacacgaacAAGTTGAGAGatacacgaacatcctccaattggaatcactccaaattcgtctgtttgatcactttttgctcaagaggaagttgaatgtcctacattgtaaatataattcaaaatatcaaaatttcaccaaaataattacttaaatatactaagaataggatCAAATATAAAATATGAAATCGACTCATCAGCCATCATGGTCGAAATTAAGACTAGCCATGGAAGTAAAACAATTTTCCTTTGCTTCAAGAGGTGCCCTTGTTAcctaattgaaaatttgaaaaacaaagtgAATTCTTATCATTTTGATTACATAGGGGGAAGATGACGCCTAACGCGTGAGAGGCGTTTTTAAAAAGATTTGTTTAGAGAATGGAACTGTGCAAAAAGTTGTTAACAAAAGAACATAATTAGATCCCAAAGTTAACAAGGAACTTAATACAAAACACAGTTAACGTTTTCGTTCAGTCAAAAAAGAATGTTAAATATATTCATAGCAgttagaaaacaaataaacaatgaGATGTATCACAATTATTGACAACATCATCATTATCGTTACAGTCATTGTCATGTTACTTATGATCTCCAAAGAATAATACATCGGAATGTTGTTACAGCACATAAGTAATTTTAATTTCTATTAATGTTGCTTTCTATTACCGAATATCATAAtccaaacaagttttttttttttttttttttgctaaacaCTGAGATGCTACTTGAGCGACTcgaaatattttgtttttgtttttattataagcgaccttctacattaattaacaCTAAAAGGGAGGGagggtttgaaatttgaacCGGCCGGGACACAGAGAGATACATCGAGGCTATGTGAACTTTGAGCTGAATGTTTTGGCTGTTGCTAAACCAAACAGCTCACTGTCTCTGAATAAAGGTTGCCTATTTATTAGTCTTAACCGACCTCACACGACGAGGTGAAATGTCAAAAATGTGCATGCCAATGGTTCAATATGTTTTATGCATAACATACTTATAAAGAAGAAAACCGGCCTTCCAATTCGCAAAAATCACAAACTTCAgccataattaattaaaaacaacaaaatacccTTCAATCACAAGTCATTTGGTGAACGAGGATTTTAGAACTATGGTACACCCACATCTAGACAGTGCTTTTACAACATCATGCACAGTGACAAGGCCTTTAGTCCTTTCAATCGTAACATCATTTTAGCAACAGCCAAAACAAACGACATGCCGCCTACAGTGCAGTTACAATTCCATGGACAGCGACCTCTGCCTCCACTATGCAAGTATCCTTCACCAAAAACCCATTGCCTGCCTGATTCAAGGTGGCCAACGAAATGAACTTAGGCCAGCCCCAATCCGACTTTGAGGTACTGAACCAGACGTTAGCTACACAAAATACACCCTGATGTTATGAAGGATGCATAcaattaaacactaaaataggaCAATCTTTACCTTTTTGGCCCTCTTGTTTGGCATACATTCGATCGACAATGAGCAGGGAAAACTCTGCAAATACTTTGGAACCAGCAAGTTTTTCGGGATCATCCAATTCCAAGTAAAGAGATATGTGAGTTCCCTTTCCAAGGTTATTTCCCTTGGGATAGAGACTTATCTTCCTGCAACATTAGGAAGGATATGATGACTTTTTATTACATATCTCTCATTATTTGGGATGGGGCCCAATTCATCTCACATCTTGGGGATTGAATTAAAAGAGCAAACTCCTACATGGGAAGCTAAATTTCAGCAAGTTTTATAGTGATCCCCTTCTTTACATGTATTTTTGTTATGAGAGTTTAGGTTTATGTTCCTCCTGATTAGGTgtaacttctttttttgttattaataaaATTCCCCTTGTATAGTCGagtttttacaaaaaataaaaaaataaaaaataaaaggaaaaaaaatcaagttttacaGTGATCGACCACATCTATTGCGAAAGTTATGTAGTTAAAATAGCATATATAGTTTGAAACTCAAAGTTCATATCCTTTCGTTTATCATTGCAGGTAAAACAAGATGAGTGACAAGAGATTATATAGTggattgaaaatttaaaattctcTTATTAAGGGTATTAATATAAAGGGCCTAGCAGAGATACCATTTCCGTTCTCCAGCAGTGAATGGTTCTGATTGGCGGCACTCAGCACCTAACTTTGAAACGTTCTCAACCTTCCAAACATGCTTGCACTTAACAGCATCCTTGATCTTCGAGATTGACTCTCCTTTGCCAGCTCTTCTTTCTTTACAAACAAAGACCTCAGCTCCAATCACACAATTATCATCAATGACATATCCGTTGGAAGGATTAGTAAATGATGTAAGAGTGATAAGCTTATCAAATCCCGAATAACGCATCATCGCATggaaacatttttcctttttattggcATCTATGGAATACACAAGGTAAAAAATAATGATCAGAAAATGAGCAGGGAGCATtgcaattttcaattcaaacaagAAAAATTTCGGGTCTATGAATATGAACACTTGATGGGAATTAACTTGTGAAGTAGGTAATATGTACCTTGAAGAACCAGAAACATGCCTTTATTCTGATCAAGCAAAAAGAACCTGAAATCAACATATACTTCATATCCAGTCTGAAGTGAATCAGCTCCAACCATTTCCAAGTAAACAGAGATGTGGTCTTCgacatttttcttcttgtttccaTTCGGGTAGAGCACTAGTTTCCTGAGAGCAAACATGCAGTATGgctaacattttatttttaccaGTTTACATGCACAGCACATGATATACGAAACACATTATTGcattacaaaaaagaaaatgtcataGAACTAATGTCAGATAGTGAGAGTGAAACATAAGTTTGCAGAAGATGATattaaactcaaattttagcAGATGATATAATGAGGGATTTACCATTTGTATCCTCCAGCTTCAAATTCTCCCGACTCATATTCGTCCGCTGAAGTTTTGGTTAGCACTGAAAACGACCGGATTTTTA
Proteins encoded in this window:
- the LOC126595172 gene encoding uncharacterized protein LOC126595172, whose product is MACYLFQQNGFSTSFSDSPPTHYALKIRSFSVLTKTSADEYESGEFEAGGYKWKLVLYPNGNKKKNVEDHISVYLEMVGADSLQTGYEVYVDFRFFLLDQNKGMFLVLQDANKKEKCFHAMMRYSGFDKLITLTSFTNPSNGYVIDDNCVIGAEVFVCKERRAGKGESISKIKDAVKCKHVWKVENVSKLGAECRQSEPFTAGERKWKISLYPKGNNLGKGTHISLYLELDDPEKLAGSKVFAEFSLLIVDRMYAKQEGQKANVWFSTSKSDWGWPKFISLATLNQAGNGFLVKDTCIVEAEVAVHGIVTAL